The Ornithinimicrobium faecis genome includes a window with the following:
- a CDS encoding M20/M25/M40 family metallo-hydrolase, with amino-acid sequence MSQSTRVRSVGVLFAAGALAISGLVALPSTAAQPAANPVACDNRNNNTYDKLLDCATGDGAMEHLEAFQAFADEHGDRSEGSPGYQASVDYVIDTMEDAGWTAEAVPFDYEGTDSLVEQLTPVAVSYDHYVAEGSGEGDVTADVVPVDLALAPPRASTSGCEAADFAGFTAGDIALVQRGACAFGLKAENAEAAGASAVVIMNQCDTPDRCGPLNPTLVPSVVTIPVVGMTFDDGVALAADGSSAHVQVDFVTKQSLNVIAELPGKNDNNVVMAGAHLDSVPGGAGINDNGSGSAGLLEIAESLGNHKPQNTVRFAFWGAEEIGLVGSTEWVADQPQSELDRVALYLNFDMIGSPNYFLGVYDANESTFPAPAGVPIPDGSIAIEETFESFYTFAGEPYDDTQFSGRSDYQAFIANDIPSGGLFTGAEGVKTDEQAGIWGGTAGDWFDPCYHQACDGINNVDAHALDVNVDSVAFAVMTFAYSTESVNGIKGKKVPGNFKIPAPAGPEGTF; translated from the coding sequence ATGAGTCAATCCACCCGAGTTCGCAGTGTCGGCGTGCTGTTCGCCGCAGGAGCGTTGGCCATCTCCGGCCTGGTCGCCCTGCCCAGCACCGCCGCCCAACCGGCAGCCAATCCGGTCGCCTGCGACAACCGCAACAACAACACCTATGACAAGTTGCTCGACTGTGCGACCGGCGACGGCGCGATGGAGCACCTCGAGGCCTTCCAGGCGTTCGCCGACGAGCACGGCGACCGGTCCGAGGGATCACCTGGCTATCAGGCCAGCGTCGACTACGTCATCGACACGATGGAGGACGCCGGCTGGACCGCCGAGGCCGTGCCCTTTGACTATGAGGGCACCGACTCGCTCGTTGAGCAGCTGACGCCGGTGGCCGTGAGCTACGACCACTACGTTGCCGAGGGCTCCGGCGAGGGCGACGTGACGGCTGACGTGGTGCCCGTCGACCTTGCCCTGGCCCCACCGAGGGCGAGCACCAGCGGCTGCGAGGCCGCGGACTTTGCGGGCTTCACGGCCGGCGACATCGCGCTCGTGCAGCGCGGCGCGTGCGCCTTCGGCCTCAAGGCTGAGAACGCCGAGGCTGCCGGAGCCAGCGCCGTGGTCATCATGAACCAGTGCGACACACCGGACCGGTGCGGCCCGCTCAACCCCACGCTTGTGCCATCGGTCGTGACGATTCCGGTCGTCGGGATGACCTTTGACGACGGTGTGGCACTGGCGGCGGACGGCTCCTCGGCCCACGTCCAAGTCGACTTCGTGACCAAGCAGTCGCTCAACGTCATCGCCGAGCTGCCGGGCAAGAACGACAACAACGTCGTCATGGCCGGTGCGCACCTGGACAGCGTCCCCGGCGGCGCGGGCATCAATGACAACGGCAGTGGCTCGGCGGGCCTGCTGGAGATCGCGGAGTCGCTGGGCAACCACAAGCCGCAGAACACCGTGCGCTTCGCCTTCTGGGGCGCGGAGGAGATCGGCCTGGTCGGCTCCACCGAGTGGGTCGCGGACCAGCCGCAGTCCGAGCTGGACCGGGTCGCGCTCTATCTGAACTTCGACATGATCGGCTCCCCGAACTACTTCCTCGGGGTCTATGACGCCAACGAGTCGACGTTCCCGGCCCCCGCCGGTGTGCCGATCCCGGACGGCTCGATCGCCATCGAGGAGACCTTCGAGTCCTTCTATACCTTCGCCGGCGAGCCCTATGACGACACACAGTTCAGTGGTCGCAGCGACTATCAGGCGTTCATCGCCAACGACATCCCCTCCGGTGGCCTGTTCACCGGGGCCGAGGGCGTCAAGACCGATGAGCAGGCTGGCATCTGGGGTGGCACAGCGGGTGACTGGTTCGACCCGTGCTATCACCAGGCCTGCGACGGCATCAACAACGTGGACGCCCACGCCCTGGACGTCAACGTCGACTCGGTGGCCTTCGCCGTGATGACCTTCGCCTACTCCACGGAGTCGGTGAACGGCATCAAGGGCAAGAAGGTGCCGGGCAACTTCAAGATCCCGGCTCCCGCCGGCCCGGAGGGCACCTTCTAG